A DNA window from Malus domestica chromosome 12, GDT2T_hap1 contains the following coding sequences:
- the LOC103456282 gene encoding cytoplasmic tRNA 2-thiolation protein 2 isoform X2, which translates to MACSASGCESNCYKTQQEEDEDVKDNNNYKSISTNTRNNNSNSSLCLKCKANQPISSNTDGGDEARFCADCFRGNLFGKFRFAVTSNAMISPTDNVLVAFSGGPSSRVALQFVHEMHNKAQKNFDASRDRSLPVFGVGVAFVDETSVYSVPSGEVENAIEDIRLIVEDLAPPTKELHVVPIESVYSSDSGDGRDRLNQLLDAVPDATGKEDLLLHMRMLALQKVASEKGYNRLVLGSCISRIACHVITATVKGQGYSLPADIQYVDARWEIPVLLPLRDCLARELTMLCRLDGLKTVELMRSPSTGINGLVSSFVTLLQEENPSQECTIVRTAGKLIPFHFNRVQEINDSNVPLETRRRLKRYNLKPNESFSSESFCCICNSPLSRSDLLSLKNFEDHKTSSVCCLSCRLQILPEETPSVNQFFMLLPQQLVARAKHDNLDHYSVLREQIQDCLLSEGEDET; encoded by the exons atggCGTGCAGTGCTTCAGGTTGCGAATCAAATTGCTACAAAACCcaacaagaagaagatgaagatgtcaAAGACAACAACAATTACAAATCAATTTCTACAAACACTAGAAACAACAACAGCAACAGTAGTTTGTGCCTCAAGTGCAAGGCCAATCAACCCATCTCTTCCAACACCGACGGCGGCGACGAAGCGCGCTTCTGCGCCGATTGCTTCCGCGGCAATCTCTTCGGGAAGTTCAGGTTCGCTGTCACCTCCAACGCCATGATTTCTCCTACTGACAATGTCCTCGTTGCCTTCTCCGGTGGCCCTTCTTCCAG GGTTGCTTTGCAGTTTGTACATGAGATGCATAATAAAGCACAGAAGAATTTCGATGCCAGTAGGGATAGATCGTTGCCAGTTTTTGGGGTTGGAGTTGCATTTGTTGATGAGACTTCTGTTTATTCTGTTCcgtctggtgaagtagaaaacgCAATTGAAGATATTAGATTGATCGTGGAAGACCTAGCTCCACCAACAAAAGAACTGCATGTTGTACCAATTGAAAGTGTATACTCTTCAGATTCTGGTGATGGAAGGGATAGATTAAATCAGTTGTTAGATGCTGTTCCTGATGCTACTGGGAAAGAAGATCTTTTACTTCACATGCGGATGTTGGCATTGCAAAAG gTTGCCTCTGAAAAGGGATACAACAGACTTGTGCTTGGATCATGCATATCGAGGATTGCTTGCCATGTTATTACAGCCACTGTCAAG GGCCAAGGATATTCTTTACCAGCTGATATACAATATGTTGATGCAAGGTGGGAGATCCCAGTGTTACTTCCTCTTCGTGATTGTCTTGCACGAGAGCTGACCATGCTTTGCCGCCTTGATGG TCTAAAAACTGTGGAGTTGATGAGAAGTCCTAGTACTGGAATAAACGGCTTGGTCTCATCATTCGTGACACTTTTGCAG GAAGAAAATCCTTCTCAAGAGTGCACAATTGTGAGAACAGCCGGAAAGCTTATCCCATTTCATTTTAACCGAGTTCAAGAGATCAATGACTCTAATGTTCCTCTGGAAACTCGAAGGCGTCTTAAGAGATATAACCTTAAACCTAATGAATCTTTTTCCTCAGAATCATTCTGCTGTATCTGCAATAGCCCACTCAGCCGATCTGACTTGTTAAGTTTGAAGAATTTTGAGGACCACAAAACAAGTTCTGTCTGCTGTTTGAGCTGCCGGCTTCAGATACTTCCTGAAGAGACCCCATCAGTAAACCAATTTTTTATGCTTTTACCTCAGCAACTGGTTGCTCGAGCAAAGCATGACAATCTTGACCATTACAGTGTCCTCAG GGAACAAatacaagattgcttgctctcaGAAGGTGAAGATGAAACTTGA
- the LOC103456282 gene encoding cytoplasmic tRNA 2-thiolation protein 2 isoform X1, translated as MACSASGCESNCYKTQQEEDEDVKDNNNYKSISTNTRNNNSNSSLCLKCKANQPISSNTDGGDEARFCADCFRGNLFGKFRFAVTSNAMISPTDNVLVAFSGGPSSRVALQFVHEMHNKAQKNFDASRDRSLPVFGVGVAFVDETSVYSVPSGEVENAIEDIRLIVEDLAPPTKELHVVPIESVYSSDSGDGRDRLNQLLDAVPDATGKEDLLLHMRMLALQKVASEKGYNRLVLGSCISRIACHVITATVKGQGYSLPADIQYVDARWEIPVLLPLRDCLARELTMLCRLDGLKTVELMRSPSTGINGLVSSFVTLLQEENPSRECTIVRTAGKLIPFHFNGIQEINDSKVSLETRRRLKRYNLKPNESFSSESFCFICNSPLSRSDLLSLKNFEEHKTSYVCCLSCQFQILPEDPSSINQFFTLFPQQLAARAKHDNLDHYSVLREQIQDCLLSEGEDET; from the exons atggCGTGCAGTGCTTCAGGTTGCGAATCAAATTGCTACAAAACCcaacaagaagaagatgaagatgtcaAAGACAACAACAATTACAAATCAATTTCTACAAACACTAGAAACAACAACAGCAACAGTAGTTTGTGCCTCAAGTGCAAGGCCAATCAACCCATCTCTTCCAACACCGACGGCGGCGACGAAGCGCGCTTCTGCGCCGATTGCTTCCGCGGCAATCTCTTCGGGAAGTTCAGGTTCGCTGTCACCTCCAACGCCATGATTTCTCCTACTGACAATGTCCTCGTTGCCTTCTCCGGTGGCCCTTCTTCCAG GGTTGCTTTGCAGTTTGTACATGAGATGCATAATAAAGCACAGAAGAATTTCGATGCCAGTAGGGATAGATCGTTGCCAGTTTTTGGGGTTGGAGTTGCATTTGTTGATGAGACTTCTGTTTATTCTGTTCcgtctggtgaagtagaaaacgCAATTGAAGATATTAGATTGATCGTGGAAGACCTAGCTCCACCAACAAAAGAACTGCATGTTGTACCAATTGAAAGTGTATACTCTTCAGATTCTGGTGATGGAAGGGATAGATTAAATCAGTTGTTAGATGCTGTTCCTGATGCTACTGGGAAAGAAGATCTTTTACTTCACATGCGGATGTTGGCATTGCAAAAG gTTGCCTCTGAAAAGGGATACAACAGACTTGTGCTTGGATCATGCATATCGAGGATTGCTTGCCATGTTATTACAGCCACTGTCAAG GGCCAAGGATATTCTTTACCAGCTGATATACAATATGTTGATGCAAGGTGGGAGATCCCAGTGTTACTTCCTCTTCGTGATTGTCTTGCACGAGAGCTGACCATGCTTTGCCGCCTTGATGG TCTAAAAACTGTGGAGTTGATGAGAAGTCCTAGTACTGGAATAAACGGCTTGGTCTCATCATTCGTGACACTTTTGCAG GAAGAAAATCCTTCTCGAGAGTGCACAATTGTGAGAACTGCTGGAAAGCTTATCCCATTTCATTTTAACGGAATTCAAGAGATAAATGACTCTAAGGTTTCTTTGGAAACTCGAAGGCGTCTGAAGAGATATAACCTTAAACCTAATGAATCTTTTTCCTCAGAGTCATTCTGCTTTATCTGCAATAGCCCACTCAGCCGATCTGACTTGCTAAGTTTGAAGAATTTTGAGGAGCACAAGACAAGTTATGTCTGCTGTTTAAGCTGCCAGTTTCAGATACTTCCTGAAGACCCCTCATCAATAAATCAATTTTTTACTCTTTTTCCTCAGCAGCTGGCTGCTCGAGCAAAGCATGACAATCTTGACCATTACAGTGTCCTCAG GGAACAAatacaagattgcttgctctcaGAAGGTGAAGATGAGACTTGA
- the LOC103456283 gene encoding protein N-terminal glutamine amidohydrolase produces MTTSKLEVSESSCDISRFHHTPFYCEENVYLLCKELCKKGIADAQGSDLFVVFISNDKKQIPLWRQKASNRADGVVLWDYHVICVQKKGSGDTPATHLVWDLDSSLAFPCPLATYVLETFCPSFQTFSELRRCFRIVHAPIFLRFFASDRRHMKDSNGNWLRQPPLYQPIVAQDGTVHNLDGYFQIHATDAVTGTGVDVTNAVFTEKLGVVVTENQLEEFFSQIP; encoded by the exons atgaCGACGTCGAAGTTGGAAGTAAGCGAGAGCTCCTGCGACATCTCTCGGTTCCatcacaccccattttactg TGAGGAGAATGTGTACTTGCTTTGCAAGGAGCTGTGCAAAAAGGGCATCGCAGATGCACAGGGTTCTGATCTTTTCGTTGTTTTCATTTCCAATGACAAGAAACAG ATCCCGTTGTGGCGCCAGAAGGCCAGCAATCGAGCGGATGGGGTTGTTCTGTGGGATTATCATGTCATTTGCGTGCAGAAAAAAGGCAGTGGTGACACACCCGCAACACATTTAGTGTGGGATTTGGATTCGAGTCTTGCATTTCCTTGTCCTTTAGCAACCTATGTCTTGGAAACGTTCTGCCCCTCGTTTCAGACCTTTTCTGAATTGCGAAG GTGTTTCCGGATTGTGCATGCCCCAATATTCCTTCGTTTCTTTGCCTCTGATAGAAGACACATGAAAGATTCTAATGGAAATTGGCTTCGTCAACCTCCTCTCTATCAGCCTATTGTTGCGCAGG ATGGGACTGTACACAACCTGGATGGTTACTTTCAGATCCATGCTACAGATGCGGTGACAGGAACAGGAGTTGACGTGACCAATGCAGTTTTTACTGAAAAGCTTGGTGTGGTCGTAACAGAAAATCAGCTGGAGGAGTTCTTTTCCCAGATTCCTTAA
- the LOC103456284 gene encoding tRNA-uridine aminocarboxypropyltransferase A, whose amino-acid sequence MESEDLNNLDIFSDSAAAQADPTPRGPRPICSNCTRPGPVCLCQSLPARPIQTQTHVIILHHPHEANHKLSTTPILTKCLSNATAVIGRKLRPGLSPLLDQSPPAIYLFPPTKSSPAVTLPDLPASPLPRVLVAFDATWKHAREMVKASEGFLSAFATRVCLDVDESASGGSIYDSELVLRKEPFGGCVSTLEAVARALGALEPNGVEIEAQLIGVLRDMVGLQAGYLNKPIKPRPKLLKKGKQKQRLRIESESGSENPTMSGLGRN is encoded by the coding sequence ATGGAATCAGAAGACCTCAACAACCTTGACATTTTCTCCGACAGCGCCGCCGCCCAAGCCGATCCGACTCCGCGTGGGCCCAGGCCCATATGCAGCAACTGCACCCGACCCGGCCCAGTATGCCTCTGCCAATCTCTCCCGGCCCGGCCCATCCAAACCCAAACCCATGTCATAATCCTCCACCATCCCCACGAAGCCAATCACAAGCTTTCCACAACCCCAATCCTCACCAAATGCCTCTCCAACGCCACCGCCGTCATCGGCCGCAAGCTCCGGCCAGGCCTTTCGCCGCTGCTCGACCAATCCCCTCCCGCCATATACCTCTTCCCGCCCACCAAATCCTCGCCCGCCGTCACCCTACCGGACCTCCCAGCATCCCCTCTCCCTCGCGTTCTCGTCGCGTTCGACGCCACGTGGAAGCACGCGCGGGAGATGGTGAAAGCGAGCGAGGGGTTTTTGTCGGCGTTCGCGACGAGGGTTTGTTTGGATGTGGACGAGAGCGCGAGCGGTGGGAGCATTTACGACTCGGAGTTGGTTCTGAGGAAGGAGCCGTTTGGCGGGTGCGTGAGTACGTTGGAGGCTGTGGCCAGAGCTCTGGGTGCGCTTGAGCCCAATGGGGTGGAGATTGAGGCCCAGCTTATTGGGGTCTTGAGGGACATGGTGGGTTTGCAGGCTGGCTATCTTAATAAGCCCATAAAGCCCAGGCCcaagttgttgaagaaaggcaAGCAAAAACAAAGGCTCAGGATTGAGAGTGAGAGTGGGAGTGAGAATCCTACGATGTCGGGTCTCGGTCGAAATTAG